In one window of Dyella thiooxydans DNA:
- the zapE gene encoding cell division protein ZapE: MSETIAGAPSARYHEGVIAHRWESDPAQLAVLPEFDRMHAALSTVQESPGLFGRLRQSLLGNEPAAPVPGLYLWGSVGRGKTFLMDLFVASLPAGTALRRHFHRFMGEVHAELRTLGERADPLVEVAARIARRCRVLCLDEFLVSDIGDAMILANLLDALFARGVSLVTTSNTVPAKLYRDGLQRARFLPAIALLEKHCHVVEMVSPHDWRLRALTQAPVYLTPPGPEAERALARIFASQAQEDAEEDTPIVLNGREIPVRRRAEGVLWFAFDALCDGPRAVADYIALAKSSATILVSNVPQFTIYSEDAAKRFVQLVDEFYDRRVKLVLSAAAPITELYDGERLRAEFGRTESRLIEMQSEEYLAAPHRPE, translated from the coding sequence ATGAGTGAGACCATCGCCGGCGCGCCCAGCGCGCGCTACCACGAGGGCGTGATCGCGCACCGCTGGGAAAGCGACCCGGCGCAGCTCGCCGTGCTGCCCGAGTTCGACCGCATGCACGCCGCGCTCAGCACCGTGCAGGAGAGCCCGGGGCTGTTCGGGCGACTGAGGCAGAGCCTGCTCGGCAACGAACCGGCCGCGCCGGTGCCGGGGCTGTACCTGTGGGGCAGCGTGGGTCGCGGCAAGACCTTCCTGATGGACCTGTTCGTGGCCAGCCTGCCGGCCGGGACCGCGCTGCGGCGGCACTTCCACCGCTTCATGGGCGAGGTGCACGCGGAGCTGCGCACGCTGGGCGAGCGGGCCGATCCGCTGGTCGAGGTCGCCGCGCGCATCGCCAGACGCTGCCGTGTGCTTTGCCTGGACGAATTCCTGGTCAGCGACATCGGCGACGCGATGATCCTGGCCAACCTGCTGGACGCGCTGTTCGCCCGCGGGGTCAGCCTGGTCACCACTTCCAACACGGTGCCGGCGAAGCTGTATCGCGACGGCCTGCAGCGCGCCCGCTTCCTGCCGGCGATCGCGCTGCTGGAGAAGCATTGCCACGTGGTCGAGATGGTGTCGCCGCACGACTGGCGATTGCGCGCCCTGACCCAGGCGCCGGTGTACCTGACCCCACCGGGACCCGAGGCCGAACGTGCACTGGCACGCATCTTCGCCAGCCAGGCGCAGGAAGACGCCGAGGAGGACACCCCGATCGTGCTCAACGGCCGCGAGATCCCGGTGCGCCGCCGCGCCGAGGGCGTGCTGTGGTTCGCCTTCGACGCGCTGTGCGACGGGCCGCGCGCGGTGGCCGACTACATCGCGCTGGCGAAGTCTTCGGCGACGATCCTGGTGTCCAACGTGCCGCAGTTCACCATCTACAGCGAGGACGCGGCCAAGCGCTTCGTGCAGCTGGTGGACGAGTTCTACGACCGCCGCGTGAAACTGGTGCTCTCGGCCGCCGCGCCGATCACCGAGCTGTATGACGGCGAACGCCTGCGCGCCGAATTCGGCCGCACCGAGTCGCGGCTGATCGAGATGCAGAGCGAGGAATACCTCGCCGCCCCGCACCGCCCCGAATAA
- a CDS encoding efflux RND transporter permease subunit, translating to MGFSSLFIRRPIATSLLMVAVLLLGVLGYRQLPVSALPEIDAPSLVVTTQYPGASAATMAALVTTPLERQFGQISGLAMMSSDSSAGLSTIVLQFNMDRDIDIAAQDVQAAISTSKGTLPNNLPYPPVYNRVNPADAPILTLMLTSDSRQLREVNDLADSIIAQKLSQVQGVGLVSIAGNVRPAVRVQVNPAQLSNLGLTMEDVRSALSQANVNAPKGTLNGKTQSYSIGTNDQLVDAQQYKNTIISYRNGAPVRLADVAKVVDGVENDQLAAWANGKPAVLLDIRRQPGANIVKTVEQIRATLPSLKAVLPADVHLDVFADRTITIRASVHDVQFTLILTIFLVVAVIFVFLRRLWATIIPSVAVPLSLMGTFGVMSFAGMSLDNLSLMALTVATGFVVDDAIVMIENIVRYIEQGKSGREAAEIGAKEIGFTVLSLTVSLVAVFLPLLLMPGVTGRLFHEFAWVLTIAVTISMLVSLTLTPMMCAYLLKPDQLPPGDDSHERHAAGGKRDLWTRTVDLYASTLDWVLDHRRLTMLVAGAAVVLTVFLYIAIPKGLLPEQDTGLITGVVQADENIAFPQMEARTKAVADALRKNPAVTGVAAFIGAGSINPTLNQGQLSIVLKDRSERGGLDKVLPSLQAAVANIPGVALYLKPVQDVTLDSRVSATEYQYSLSDVNASELSGYAEKLTQALRQLPALADVDNNLADSGNALKLTIDRDKASRLGVPVQTIDDTLYDAFGQRQISTIFTQLNQYRVVLEVAPQFRNTDDLLNKLTVRGNGNGALTGSNATSFGQLTSSNSATPSGIGNTGNVGFQVGAGGSIPISSLASAEYTSAPLVVSHQQQLPAVTISFNLAPGYSLSQAVDAINQAVKQQNLPPQVRGEFVGKAAEFSSSLGDEVLLLLASVIVIYIVLGVLYESYIHPITIISTLPPAGVGALLALILCGFSLSVDGIVGIVLLIGIVKKNAIMMIDFAIEAQREGLSPHDAIRRACLLRFRPIMMTTAAAMLGALPLALGTGIGSELRQPLGVSIVGGLLLSQLVTLYTTPVIYLYMERFSDWLRLRREQRELAKARHGTV from the coding sequence ATGGGATTCTCATCGCTCTTCATCCGACGCCCGATCGCCACCTCGCTGCTGATGGTGGCGGTGCTGCTGCTGGGCGTGCTCGGCTATCGCCAGTTGCCGGTGTCGGCGCTGCCTGAAATCGACGCGCCCAGCCTGGTCGTCACCACGCAGTATCCCGGCGCCAGCGCGGCCACCATGGCGGCCCTGGTCACCACGCCGCTGGAGCGGCAGTTCGGGCAGATCTCCGGCCTGGCGATGATGAGTTCCGACTCGTCCGCCGGCCTGTCGACGATCGTGCTGCAGTTCAACATGGACCGCGACATCGACATCGCGGCGCAGGACGTGCAGGCGGCGATCAGCACCTCCAAGGGCACGCTGCCGAACAACCTGCCGTATCCGCCCGTCTACAACCGGGTGAACCCGGCCGACGCGCCGATCCTCACCCTGATGCTCACCTCCGACAGCCGGCAGCTGCGCGAGGTGAACGACCTGGCCGATTCGATCATCGCGCAGAAGCTGTCGCAGGTGCAGGGCGTGGGCCTGGTGTCGATCGCCGGCAACGTGCGCCCGGCGGTGCGCGTGCAGGTGAATCCGGCACAGCTGTCCAACCTCGGCCTGACCATGGAGGACGTGCGCAGCGCGCTCAGCCAGGCCAACGTCAACGCGCCCAAGGGCACGCTCAACGGCAAGACGCAGAGCTACTCGATCGGTACCAACGACCAACTGGTCGATGCGCAGCAGTACAAGAACACCATCATCAGCTACCGCAACGGCGCGCCGGTGCGGCTGGCCGACGTGGCCAAGGTGGTCGACGGGGTGGAGAACGACCAGCTCGCCGCCTGGGCCAACGGCAAGCCGGCGGTGCTGCTGGACATCCGTCGCCAGCCCGGCGCGAACATCGTCAAGACGGTGGAGCAGATCCGAGCCACGCTGCCCTCGCTCAAGGCGGTGCTGCCGGCCGACGTGCACCTGGACGTGTTCGCCGACCGCACCATCACCATCCGCGCCTCGGTGCACGACGTGCAGTTCACCCTGATCCTGACCATCTTCCTGGTGGTGGCGGTGATCTTCGTGTTCCTGCGCCGGCTGTGGGCGACGATCATCCCCTCGGTGGCGGTGCCGCTGTCGCTGATGGGCACGTTCGGCGTGATGTCGTTCGCCGGCATGTCGCTGGACAACCTCTCGCTGATGGCGCTGACCGTGGCCACCGGCTTCGTGGTGGACGATGCGATCGTGATGATCGAGAACATCGTGCGCTACATCGAGCAGGGCAAGAGCGGCAGGGAGGCGGCCGAGATCGGCGCGAAGGAGATCGGCTTCACCGTGCTGTCGCTGACCGTGTCGCTGGTGGCGGTGTTCCTGCCGCTGCTGCTGATGCCCGGCGTCACTGGCCGCCTGTTCCACGAGTTCGCCTGGGTGCTGACCATCGCGGTGACGATCTCGATGCTGGTGTCGCTGACGCTGACGCCGATGATGTGCGCCTACCTGCTCAAGCCCGACCAGCTGCCGCCGGGCGACGACAGCCACGAGCGCCATGCCGCCGGCGGCAAGCGCGACCTGTGGACGCGCACGGTGGATCTCTATGCCAGCACGCTGGACTGGGTACTCGACCATCGCCGGCTGACCATGCTGGTGGCGGGTGCGGCCGTGGTACTCACCGTGTTCCTGTACATCGCCATCCCCAAGGGCCTGCTGCCCGAGCAGGACACCGGCCTGATCACCGGTGTGGTACAGGCCGACGAGAACATCGCGTTCCCGCAGATGGAGGCGCGCACCAAGGCCGTGGCCGACGCGCTGCGCAAGAACCCGGCCGTGACCGGCGTCGCCGCGTTCATCGGCGCCGGCTCGATCAACCCCACGCTCAACCAGGGCCAGTTGTCGATCGTGCTGAAGGATCGCTCCGAGCGCGGCGGCCTGGACAAGGTGCTGCCCAGCCTGCAGGCCGCCGTGGCCAATATCCCGGGCGTGGCGCTGTATCTCAAGCCGGTGCAGGACGTGACGCTGGATAGCCGCGTCTCGGCCACCGAGTACCAGTACTCGCTGTCCGACGTGAATGCCTCGGAGCTGTCCGGCTACGCCGAGAAGCTGACCCAGGCGCTGCGCCAGCTGCCTGCGCTGGCCGACGTGGACAACAACCTGGCCGACTCCGGCAACGCGCTGAAGCTGACCATCGATCGCGACAAGGCCAGCCGCCTCGGTGTGCCGGTGCAGACCATCGACGACACGCTCTACGACGCCTTCGGCCAGCGCCAGATCTCGACCATCTTCACCCAGCTCAACCAGTACCGCGTGGTGCTGGAGGTGGCGCCGCAGTTCCGCAACACCGACGACCTGCTCAACAAGCTCACCGTGCGCGGCAACGGCAACGGCGCGCTGACCGGTTCCAACGCCACCAGCTTCGGCCAGCTCACCTCGAGCAATTCGGCCACGCCGTCGGGCATCGGCAACACCGGCAACGTCGGCTTCCAGGTCGGCGCCGGCGGCAGCATTCCGATTTCCTCGCTGGCCTCGGCCGAGTACACCAGCGCGCCGCTGGTGGTCAGCCACCAGCAGCAGCTGCCGGCGGTGACCATCTCGTTCAACCTGGCGCCGGGCTATTCGCTGTCGCAGGCGGTCGATGCGATCAACCAGGCGGTCAAGCAGCAGAACCTGCCGCCGCAGGTGCGTGGCGAGTTCGTCGGCAAGGCGGCGGAGTTCTCCTCCTCGCTGGGCGACGAGGTGCTGCTGCTGCTCGCCTCGGTGATCGTGATCTACATCGTGCTGGGCGTGCTGTACGAGAGCTACATCCACCCGATCACGATCATCTCCACCCTGCCGCCGGCCGGCGTGGGCGCGCTGCTGGCGCTGATCCTGTGCGGCTTCAGCCTGTCGGTGGACGGCATCGTCGGCATCGTGCTGCTGATCGGCATCGTGAAGAAGAACGCGATCATGATGATCGACTTCGCGATCGAGGCGCAGCGCGAGGGGCTGTCGCCGCACGACGCGATCCGTCGCGCCTGCCTGCTGCGCTTCCGCCCGATCATGATGACCACGGCGGCGGCGATGCTTGGCGCGTTGCCGCTGGCACTGGGTACCGGCATCGGTTCGGAGCTGCGCCAGCCGCTGGGCGTGTCGATCGTCGGCGGCCTGCTGCTGTCGCAGCTGGTGACGCTGTACACCACGCCGGTGATCTATCTGTACATGGAGCGTTTCTCCGACTGGCTGAGGCTCCGGCGCGAGCAGCGCGAGCTGGCCAAGGCGCGCCACGGCACCGTCTGA
- a CDS encoding alpha/beta hydrolase encodes MNIAALPHDPARFPDEAASFMLTGPAGELETITDLAERPGARRGVAVICHPNPVQGGTMHNKVVTMVERALRESGLDTVRFNFRGTGASEGQYDEGNGEGDDLAAVVDWVRRVRPGEDLWLAGFSFGSYVTIRNAVRLGAHALISIAPPAGRWPFDGFEIPRCPWLVVMGEEDEVVDPQAVFDWIDGLEVKPELVRMPETGHFFHRRLMDLRGAVKAAARRWLPPERH; translated from the coding sequence ATGAATATTGCCGCCCTGCCCCACGATCCGGCCCGGTTCCCCGACGAGGCCGCCAGCTTCATGCTCACCGGCCCGGCCGGCGAGCTGGAAACCATCACCGACCTGGCCGAGCGCCCGGGTGCCCGCCGTGGCGTCGCCGTGATCTGTCACCCCAACCCGGTGCAGGGTGGCACCATGCACAACAAGGTGGTGACCATGGTCGAGCGCGCGCTGCGCGAATCCGGCCTGGACACGGTGCGCTTCAATTTCCGCGGCACCGGCGCCTCGGAAGGCCAGTACGACGAAGGCAACGGCGAAGGCGACGACCTGGCTGCGGTGGTCGACTGGGTGCGCCGCGTGCGCCCCGGTGAAGACCTGTGGCTGGCCGGCTTCTCGTTCGGCAGCTACGTCACCATCCGCAATGCGGTGCGACTGGGCGCGCACGCCCTGATCAGCATTGCGCCTCCGGCCGGGCGCTGGCCATTCGACGGCTTCGAGATCCCGCGCTGCCCGTGGCTGGTGGTGATGGGCGAGGAGGACGAAGTGGTCGACCCGCAGGCGGTGTTCGACTGGATCGACGGCCTCGAGGTGAAGCCGGAGCTGGTGCGCATGCCGGAAACCGGGCACTTCTTCCACCGCCGCCTGATGGACCTGCGCGGTGCGGTGAAGGCCGCCGCGCGCCGCTGGTTGCCGCCCGAACGCCACTGA
- a CDS encoding c-type cytochrome yields the protein MSKSDQSFMRQFSWLIAGLAVLTVLLITLGWMIYNHEPKETNPVAAKQLAARIAPVGAVYSGNTGRAAIAAAAEAAAKAAAAQVAYGGTTDGKTIYENLCHSCHTAGVAGAPKLGDKAAWAPRLAQGMATLIKHATEGYHGPDGNFMPPKGGNPALTDAQVKAAVTWITDQAK from the coding sequence CTGAGCAAATCCGATCAGAGCTTCATGCGCCAGTTCTCCTGGCTGATCGCGGGTCTGGCTGTGCTGACCGTGTTGCTGATCACCCTGGGCTGGATGATCTACAACCACGAACCGAAGGAAACCAACCCGGTCGCCGCCAAGCAGCTTGCCGCGCGCATTGCACCGGTCGGCGCGGTGTATTCGGGCAACACCGGCCGCGCGGCGATCGCCGCCGCCGCGGAAGCCGCGGCCAAGGCAGCCGCCGCACAGGTGGCCTACGGCGGCACCACCGATGGCAAGACCATCTACGAGAACCTCTGCCACAGCTGCCACACCGCCGGCGTCGCCGGTGCACCCAAGCTGGGCGACAAGGCTGCCTGGGCGCCGCGACTGGCCCAGGGCATGGCCACGCTGATCAAGCATGCGACCGAGGGCTACCATGGCCCGGACGGCAACTTCATGCCGCCCAAGGGCGGCAACCCGGCATTGACCGACGCGCAGGTCAAGGCCGCGGTGACCTGGATCACCGACCAGGCCAAGTAA
- a CDS encoding OmpW/AlkL family protein: MKVASPAILAGALLMAATGVAQAQQAPGAGFYGAIGYHYVNPKSGNGTLAGVFRSDISSDSEPTLTVGYNFDANWSAEAWLPLTKFKHDVSLDGAKSASIKHMPYLFTAQYHFLPDSPVRPFIGAGYGFVNVSGERTTGPIAGTSLDVKGADGFVGQFGADWYATDNVFVRADARYFDWKSKVELNGAGIGEVKVNPWIYGVSVGYRF; the protein is encoded by the coding sequence ATGAAAGTCGCTTCTCCCGCAATCCTCGCCGGTGCCCTGCTGATGGCCGCCACCGGTGTGGCCCAGGCGCAGCAGGCCCCGGGCGCAGGCTTCTACGGTGCGATCGGCTATCACTACGTCAACCCGAAGAGCGGCAATGGCACCCTGGCCGGGGTCTTCCGCAGCGACATCAGCAGCGACTCCGAGCCGACCCTGACCGTGGGCTACAACTTCGACGCCAACTGGAGCGCCGAAGCCTGGCTGCCGCTGACCAAGTTCAAGCACGACGTCAGCCTCGACGGGGCGAAGTCGGCCAGCATCAAGCACATGCCGTATCTGTTCACGGCGCAGTACCACTTCCTGCCGGACAGCCCCGTGCGTCCCTTCATCGGCGCCGGCTACGGCTTCGTCAACGTCAGCGGCGAGCGCACCACCGGCCCGATCGCCGGCACCTCGCTCGACGTGAAGGGCGCGGACGGCTTCGTCGGGCAGTTCGGCGCGGACTGGTACGCCACCGACAACGTGTTCGTGCGGGCCGACGCGCGCTACTTCGACTGGAAGAGCAAGGTCGAGCTCAACGGCGCCGGCATCGGCGAGGTGAAGGTGAATCCCTGGATCTACGGCGTGAGCGTGGGCTACCGCTTCTGA
- a CDS encoding efflux RND transporter periplasmic adaptor subunit has protein sequence MSRFWKIALIVVAVLVVGAVGLRLMHKPGAAGRSQAGAPSGQPGAPGEGKDKGKDEPVPVTVEPVAVQNVPVYLTALGTVQALNTVTVSPQVGGLLMKLNFTEGQEVHKGEVLAEIDPRSLQAAYDQAVARKGQDAAQLSTARSNLARSQDLVKQGYISKQDMDTLRNTVSQYEAAVAADEASINDAKVQLGYTKVIAPITGLAGIRGVDPGNIVTTSSSIVTLTEVHPINVIFPLPEQNVELVRSSQARGEPLEVAALDSAGSKVIAGKGVLKVINNQIDTSTGTFNLKAQFPNDENALFPGQFVNVRLKVNTVQGGLVIPSQAVQRGPDGDYVYLLQPDSTVKMQSVTTGQEVGDTHVMVTQGLKAAEQVVTEGQFRLKPGSKVKALKPGEVPAAPTEAELKKAAQGAKEGGRRGRRG, from the coding sequence ATGTCGCGTTTTTGGAAGATCGCGCTGATCGTCGTCGCCGTGCTCGTGGTGGGCGCGGTCGGTCTTCGCCTCATGCACAAGCCTGGCGCCGCGGGGCGCAGCCAAGCCGGCGCGCCGTCCGGCCAGCCGGGGGCGCCGGGCGAGGGCAAGGACAAGGGCAAGGACGAGCCGGTGCCGGTGACGGTCGAGCCGGTCGCCGTGCAGAACGTGCCGGTCTACCTCACCGCGCTGGGCACGGTGCAGGCGCTCAACACGGTGACCGTCAGCCCGCAGGTCGGCGGCCTGCTGATGAAGCTGAACTTCACCGAGGGCCAGGAGGTGCACAAGGGCGAGGTGCTGGCCGAGATCGATCCGCGCTCGCTGCAGGCCGCCTATGACCAGGCCGTTGCACGCAAGGGCCAGGATGCCGCGCAGCTGTCCACCGCGCGCAGCAACCTTGCGCGCAGCCAGGATCTGGTCAAGCAGGGTTACATCTCCAAGCAGGACATGGACACGCTGCGCAACACCGTCAGCCAGTACGAGGCCGCGGTGGCCGCCGACGAGGCCAGCATCAACGACGCCAAGGTGCAGCTGGGCTACACCAAGGTCATCGCGCCGATCACCGGCCTGGCCGGCATCCGCGGCGTGGATCCGGGCAACATCGTCACCACCAGCTCGAGCATCGTCACCCTGACCGAGGTGCATCCGATCAACGTGATCTTCCCGCTGCCGGAGCAGAACGTGGAGCTGGTGCGCAGCTCGCAGGCCCGCGGCGAGCCGCTGGAGGTGGCGGCGCTGGACAGCGCCGGCAGCAAGGTCATCGCCGGCAAGGGCGTGCTGAAGGTGATCAACAACCAGATCGACACCAGCACCGGCACCTTCAACCTGAAGGCCCAGTTCCCCAACGACGAGAACGCCCTGTTCCCGGGTCAGTTCGTCAACGTGCGGCTGAAGGTGAACACGGTGCAGGGCGGCCTGGTGATCCCGTCGCAGGCGGTGCAGCGCGGGCCGGACGGCGACTACGTCTATCTGCTGCAGCCGGACAGCACGGTGAAGATGCAGTCGGTGACCACCGGCCAGGAAGTGGGCGACACCCACGTGATGGTCACCCAGGGGCTGAAGGCCGCCGAGCAGGTGGTGACCGAGGGCCAGTTCCGCCTCAAGCCGGGCAGCAAGGTCAAGGCGCTGAAGCCGGGCGAAGTGCCCGCTGCGCCGACCGAGGCCGAGCTGAAGAAGGCGGCGCAGGGCGCGAAGGAAGGCGGTCGTCGCGGTCGCCGCGGCTGA
- a CDS encoding sensor domain-containing phosphodiesterase: MGLAGSAFDVPSGATREAFGDGFAVPGFDAVARLAAHSLHVPLVSLVLSTGSAFWFSADAHRPDSPHALHPRYLEATRQGQTQVVPDTEADTRFGGAPLLTDIGPTRMRFFASEPVYTLSGQHVGALCVMDYSPRDGLNESECADLRDAARLAGTGLVLGSYVGRIDPVTQLPHRNAFFEDLRARQRGGEHQAWLIAVDVAPVSRFSAFIRAMGHAYADELMRDVAARVQVWMPEHTHLYQVGTSRFAAILPGSADGIDAAWMDELVHRLRQPFDCLGIPLCVQPGVGLLSLDIDQLEGGDPLRLVMSASHAAQESVRGWATYEPSDDERHRQEFFLVTELAAALNERAELDLHYQPRVDLASGRCIAVEALARWQHPTQGAIPPGRFIELAEQAGLMRSLTEWVLDHGVAQLGLWQRAGLDLKLSINVSSSDLGTELIDRLREAAGRHAVALEALELEVTEGTLLEHSDTTREILAAIRALGVGIAIDDFGTGYSNLTSLREMPATSLKIDQSFVRGMEASPHDGAIVRSMTELARELGFRVVVEGVETASIFASVQGMACDEVQGYHLARPMPAAELPDWLARHDVARFRRPAG; this comes from the coding sequence ATGGGGCTGGCGGGAAGCGCGTTCGACGTTCCGTCGGGTGCCACCCGCGAGGCGTTCGGCGACGGCTTCGCGGTGCCTGGTTTCGACGCGGTGGCCCGCCTGGCCGCCCACTCGCTGCATGTGCCGCTGGTGTCGCTGGTGCTTTCCACGGGGAGCGCATTCTGGTTCAGCGCCGATGCGCACCGGCCCGATTCCCCGCATGCGCTGCATCCGCGCTATCTGGAAGCCACCCGGCAGGGCCAGACCCAGGTCGTGCCCGACACCGAGGCCGACACGCGCTTCGGCGGGGCGCCACTGCTGACCGACATCGGCCCGACGCGCATGCGCTTCTTCGCCAGCGAGCCGGTCTACACGCTCAGCGGCCAGCACGTGGGCGCGCTGTGCGTCATGGATTACTCGCCGCGGGACGGGCTCAACGAGAGCGAGTGCGCGGACCTGCGCGACGCGGCCCGTCTCGCCGGCACTGGCCTGGTGCTGGGCAGCTACGTCGGCCGCATCGATCCGGTGACCCAACTGCCGCACCGCAATGCCTTCTTCGAGGATCTGCGGGCACGCCAGCGTGGCGGCGAGCACCAGGCCTGGCTGATTGCGGTCGACGTGGCGCCGGTCAGCCGTTTCAGCGCCTTCATCCGCGCCATGGGTCACGCCTACGCCGACGAGCTGATGCGCGACGTGGCGGCTCGTGTGCAGGTGTGGATGCCCGAGCACACCCACCTCTATCAGGTGGGCACCAGCCGTTTCGCGGCAATCCTCCCCGGTTCGGCAGACGGCATCGATGCCGCATGGATGGACGAGCTGGTGCATCGCCTGCGCCAGCCGTTCGACTGCCTTGGCATTCCGCTGTGCGTCCAGCCGGGCGTGGGCCTGCTCAGCCTGGACATCGATCAGCTGGAGGGCGGCGATCCGCTGCGACTGGTGATGAGTGCCTCGCATGCCGCGCAGGAGAGCGTGCGCGGCTGGGCGACCTACGAGCCGAGCGACGACGAGCGCCACCGGCAGGAATTCTTCCTCGTCACCGAGCTGGCCGCCGCGCTCAACGAGCGGGCGGAGCTGGACCTGCATTACCAGCCGCGGGTCGACCTGGCCAGCGGCCGCTGCATCGCGGTGGAGGCACTGGCACGCTGGCAGCACCCCACCCAGGGGGCGATCCCGCCGGGACGCTTCATCGAGCTGGCCGAGCAGGCAGGCCTGATGCGCAGCCTCACCGAATGGGTGCTCGATCACGGCGTGGCCCAGCTCGGCCTGTGGCAGCGCGCCGGACTGGACCTGAAGCTGTCGATCAATGTTTCCAGCAGCGACCTGGGCACCGAGCTGATCGACCGTCTGCGCGAGGCCGCCGGCCGCCATGCGGTGGCGCTGGAGGCGCTGGAGCTGGAGGTCACCGAGGGCACCCTGCTGGAACATTCGGACACCACCCGCGAGATCCTCGCGGCGATCCGCGCACTGGGCGTGGGCATCGCCATCGACGACTTCGGCACCGGCTACAGCAACCTCACCTCGCTGCGCGAGATGCCGGCGACCAGCCTGAAGATCGACCAGTCGTTCGTCCGCGGGATGGAAGCGAGCCCGCACGACGGGGCGATCGTGCGCTCGATGACCGAGCTGGCGCGTGAGCTGGGCTTCCGCGTGGTGGTCGAGGGGGTGGAGACGGCCAGCATTTTCGCATCCGTGCAGGGCATGGCCTGCGACGAAGTGCAGGGTTACCACCTGGCCCGGCCGATGCCGGCGGCGGAGCTGCCGGACTGGCTGGCGCGCCACGACGTCGCCCGCTTTCGCCGCCCGGCCGGGTGA
- a CDS encoding ACP phosphodiesterase, with protein sequence MNHLAHALLAGNDEALRLGGMLGDFVRGAPEADWSAGVAAGIRLHRAIDAYTDAHPQVLAAKARLEPPFRRYAGILLDVWFDHLLARDFDRWSSTPLDAFSGGLRQLLVDHRASLPPGLARFLAYMQMNDLPATYARPEVVGRALAGIGQRLRRDNPLADALPVLQANAPVLAGHFEAFFPDLLDFAQDWQATRGVDGA encoded by the coding sequence ATGAACCATCTTGCCCACGCCCTGCTGGCCGGTAACGACGAGGCGCTGCGTCTGGGCGGCATGCTCGGCGACTTCGTGCGCGGCGCGCCGGAGGCGGACTGGTCGGCCGGGGTCGCTGCCGGCATCCGCCTGCATCGGGCGATCGATGCCTATACCGATGCGCACCCGCAGGTGCTGGCCGCCAAGGCGCGGCTGGAGCCGCCGTTCCGGCGCTATGCGGGGATCCTGCTCGACGTGTGGTTCGACCATCTGCTGGCGCGCGATTTCGACCGATGGTCGTCGACGCCGCTGGATGCGTTCTCCGGTGGCCTGCGCCAGTTGCTGGTCGATCACCGGGCGAGCCTGCCACCCGGCCTGGCGCGCTTTCTCGCCTACATGCAGATGAACGACCTGCCGGCCACCTATGCGCGGCCGGAGGTGGTCGGGCGGGCGCTGGCGGGGATCGGCCAGCGGCTGCGCCGCGACAACCCGCTCGCCGACGCCCTGCCCGTGCTGCAGGCGAACGCTCCCGTGCTGGCGGGACATTTCGAGGCGTTCTTCCCCGACCTGCTGGACTTCGCGCAGGACTGGCAGGCGACCAGAGGCGTCGACGGCGCATAA